A DNA window from Aestuariispira ectoiniformans contains the following coding sequences:
- a CDS encoding c-type cytochrome — translation MKSTSAIVMAVGAAAIVGGGAYYYANQSSSGISPDLYADASNAELVAQGKQLYAANCASCHGADLKGEPNWRQPLPEGGLPAPPHDETGHTWHHPDQILFAVTKFGGKFNAPKDFVSNMPAFEDKLADDEILAVLAYIKSTWPSEIRQRQARITKKMAEQMSR, via the coding sequence TTGAAATCGACCAGCGCGATTGTGATGGCTGTTGGGGCGGCGGCGATTGTCGGCGGCGGCGCCTATTATTATGCAAACCAGAGTAGCAGCGGCATATCGCCGGACCTCTATGCAGATGCCTCGAATGCCGAGTTGGTCGCGCAGGGAAAACAGCTTTATGCGGCCAACTGTGCCAGTTGCCACGGGGCGGACCTGAAAGGTGAGCCCAACTGGCGTCAGCCATTGCCCGAAGGCGGTCTGCCCGCACCGCCCCATGACGAGACCGGCCATACCTGGCATCATCCGGACCAGATACTGTTTGCGGTGACCAAATTTGGCGGTAAGTTCAACGCGCCGAAGGATTTTGTCAGCAATATGCCTGCCTTTGAGGACAAATTGGCTGATGATGAAATTCTGGCTGTGCTTGCCTATATCAAGAGCACATGGCCATCGGAAATTCGCCAGCGGCAGGCGCGCATTACAAAGAAGATGGCCGAACAGATGAGCCGCTGA
- the cueR gene encoding Cu(I)-responsive transcriptional regulator — protein sequence MNIGDAARISGMSAKTIRYYEDIGLVAPADRRESGYRDYSEDDVHLLAFLHRARGLGFSVKQCRELLSLYQDRNRASADVKAFAQKHVDEITQKIAELEAMKDTLQTLVRKCHGDDRPHCPILEDLAGQGGPRD from the coding sequence ATGAATATCGGGGATGCAGCCCGGATTTCGGGCATGTCAGCAAAGACCATTCGCTATTATGAGGATATCGGGCTGGTTGCCCCTGCGGATCGGCGGGAATCGGGGTATCGCGACTATAGCGAAGACGATGTGCATCTGTTGGCCTTCCTGCATCGCGCGCGCGGTCTGGGCTTTTCAGTGAAGCAATGCCGGGAGTTGCTGTCCTTGTATCAGGACAGAAACCGCGCGAGCGCCGACGTAAAGGCCTTCGCCCAAAAGCATGTGGACGAAATCACCCAGAAGATCGCCGAATTGGAGGCGATGAAGGATACGCTGCAAACCTTGGTTCGGAAATGCCATGGGGACGACCGGCCGCATTGCCCGATCCTGGAGGACCTGGCAGGACAGGGAGGGCCCAGGGATTGA
- a CDS encoding GIY-YIG nuclease family protein — translation MAFFVYIMANKPNGILYTGMTDDINRRAWMHRNHMLAGFTDKYNCEKLVWHESHPSRESAFIRERCIKNWKRSWKIRLIEELNPDWRDLASELL, via the coding sequence ATGGCTTTCTTTGTTTACATCATGGCAAACAAGCCCAATGGCATTCTCTATACCGGGATGACGGATGATATCAACCGGCGAGCCTGGATGCATCGGAACCACATGCTTGCCGGCTTCACGGACAAATACAATTGCGAAAAGTTGGTCTGGCATGAAAGTCACCCATCGCGTGAAAGCGCGTTTATTCGCGAACGGTGTATCAAAAACTGGAAACGCAGTTGGAAGATCCGACTAATCGAAGAATTGAACCCGGATTGGCGAGATTTGGCGAGTGAACTATTGTGA
- a CDS encoding STAS domain-containing protein: protein MNYLVSDAGDHTLCAIEGELTFNHQDSFRDMLDDVVARSAPDVVLDLSRIEFIDSSGMGMLLLAQERADETGKTVRVRGVHGQVQKMVELASLNEVLDIQ from the coding sequence ATGAACTATCTGGTTTCTGATGCAGGCGATCACACTTTATGTGCAATCGAAGGTGAGTTGACCTTCAATCATCAGGACAGCTTCCGCGACATGCTCGACGATGTCGTGGCGCGTTCGGCTCCTGATGTGGTTCTGGACCTGTCCAGGATCGAGTTCATCGATTCCTCGGGCATGGGGATGTTGCTGCTGGCGCAGGAGCGTGCCGATGAAACAGGCAAGACCGTCCGGGTACGCGGCGTACATGGGCAGGTGCAGAAGATGGTGGAACTCGCAAGCCTCAACGAGGTGCTCGACATCCAATAG
- the hrpB gene encoding ATP-dependent helicase HrpB, whose protein sequence is MNRLPIDEILPDLCTTLAAAPNAVLQAPPGAGKTTKVPLALLDQDWLQGRKIVMLEPRRLATRAAAHRMAQLLGEKTGETVGYRMQLDSKVGPNTKIEVVTEGILTRRLQRDPELADVACVIFDEFHERSLQADLGLALTLDCQAGLRDDLRILVMSATLDADPVAKLLDDAPLLTSEGRAFPVETRYLPQPDRTRIDDSMVQAVRQALNEESGSILAFLPGEGEIRRVADRLESGNLPGNVTVAPLYGALPQTEQDKAIAPTPEGQRKVVLATSIAETSLTIDGIRVVIDSGQARVPRFDPNSGLTRLETVPVSMAAADQRRGRAGRLEPGVCYRLWNKAAEGGMPRFARPEIEEADLTPLTLDLANWGVIDVTSLSWMTTPPPAGISQAQGLLRDLGTLDKDNRITAHGKQLARLPMHPRLAHMVVTGAEHGLGKLAVEVAALLSERDILQRRGPEALPVDMRLRVRALHGERIAENTHRGSLSRAKALAKQWARSLKHAPQGKLDIIEEDEIGLLLAFAYPDRIGQRRPGKDARYRMAGGKGAVLDNDDPLAGEAFLALAEMAGKTREGRVRLAAPLSKATLETIFADRLVSGEMAAWDSRQKQVAARRQTRLGALVLSDAPAKDVSPDQISAALLDGIRETGPHCLTWSKEALALRGRVACLRHAEGEDSTWPDWSDDALLDTMEDWLLPYLSGKSRLDQMAELNLKEILLAGLDWNDQQRLDQLAPTHWTVSSGSNIRIDYSTPEAPVLPVKLQEMFGATETPAIANGRVALVLHLLSPAGRPLQVTQDLPAFWAGSYTHVKAEMKGRYPKHPWPDDPMAAAPTRHTKKRSEK, encoded by the coding sequence ATGAACAGACTGCCGATTGACGAAATTCTGCCCGACCTCTGCACGACGCTGGCCGCCGCGCCCAATGCGGTTTTGCAGGCGCCTCCCGGTGCGGGTAAAACCACCAAAGTGCCCCTGGCACTTCTGGATCAGGACTGGCTGCAGGGCCGCAAGATCGTCATGCTGGAGCCGCGCCGCCTCGCAACCCGGGCAGCCGCCCATCGCATGGCGCAATTGCTGGGCGAGAAAACAGGCGAGACTGTCGGCTATCGCATGCAACTGGACAGCAAGGTTGGACCCAACACAAAGATCGAGGTGGTCACCGAAGGTATCCTGACGCGCCGATTGCAGCGCGACCCGGAACTGGCGGACGTGGCCTGTGTCATTTTCGACGAATTCCACGAACGCAGCCTGCAGGCCGATCTCGGGCTGGCGCTGACGTTGGACTGTCAGGCGGGATTGCGCGACGACCTGCGCATCCTTGTCATGTCGGCGACACTGGATGCGGACCCCGTTGCCAAGCTATTGGACGATGCCCCCCTGCTGACCAGCGAGGGCCGCGCCTTTCCCGTGGAGACCCGCTATCTGCCCCAGCCGGACCGCACCCGGATCGACGACAGTATGGTTCAGGCCGTGCGACAGGCATTGAATGAAGAAAGCGGCAGCATCCTCGCCTTCCTGCCCGGCGAAGGGGAAATCCGTCGCGTGGCCGACCGGCTGGAAAGCGGCAACCTGCCCGGCAATGTGACAGTCGCGCCGCTCTATGGTGCCCTGCCCCAGACCGAACAGGACAAGGCCATCGCGCCAACGCCGGAGGGTCAGCGCAAGGTCGTGCTCGCCACGTCCATTGCCGAAACCAGCCTGACCATCGACGGTATCCGCGTCGTGATCGACAGCGGTCAGGCCCGCGTTCCCCGTTTCGATCCCAATAGCGGCCTGACCCGGCTGGAAACCGTGCCTGTTTCCATGGCCGCCGCCGACCAGCGCCGCGGCCGCGCAGGCCGACTGGAACCGGGCGTATGTTATCGCCTGTGGAATAAGGCAGCCGAAGGGGGCATGCCGCGCTTTGCCCGCCCCGAAATCGAAGAGGCCGACCTGACACCGCTGACGTTAGATCTGGCCAACTGGGGTGTCATTGACGTTACCTCGCTGAGCTGGATGACGACACCGCCACCTGCAGGCATCTCCCAGGCGCAAGGCCTGTTGCGGGATTTGGGCACCCTGGACAAGGACAACCGCATCACCGCCCACGGCAAACAACTGGCGCGCCTCCCCATGCATCCGCGGCTCGCCCATATGGTCGTAACAGGCGCGGAACACGGGCTGGGCAAACTGGCTGTTGAGGTTGCGGCCCTGCTGTCGGAACGGGATATCCTGCAAAGGCGCGGGCCGGAGGCCCTGCCCGTGGATATGCGCCTTCGCGTTCGTGCCCTGCACGGGGAGCGCATTGCCGAGAATACCCATCGCGGCAGTCTGAGCCGCGCAAAGGCGCTCGCCAAACAGTGGGCCCGCAGCCTCAAACATGCTCCGCAAGGCAAGCTGGATATCATCGAAGAAGACGAAATCGGCCTGCTGCTGGCGTTTGCCTATCCCGACCGCATCGGCCAGCGCCGTCCGGGCAAGGATGCCCGATACCGCATGGCGGGTGGCAAAGGGGCCGTGTTGGACAATGACGACCCGCTGGCGGGCGAAGCTTTCCTGGCCCTGGCAGAGATGGCAGGCAAGACCCGCGAAGGCCGGGTGCGCCTCGCCGCCCCTCTGTCGAAGGCGACACTGGAAACCATCTTTGCCGACCGGTTGGTAAGCGGCGAGATGGCTGCCTGGGACAGCCGCCAGAAACAGGTCGCCGCCCGACGCCAGACGCGGCTGGGAGCACTGGTCTTAAGCGATGCACCGGCCAAGGATGTATCACCGGACCAGATCAGCGCCGCCCTGTTGGATGGCATCCGGGAAACCGGTCCTCATTGCCTGACCTGGAGCAAGGAAGCGCTGGCCCTGCGTGGCCGCGTCGCCTGTCTGCGCCATGCAGAGGGCGAGGACAGCACCTGGCCGGACTGGTCGGATGATGCATTGCTGGACACAATGGAAGACTGGCTGCTGCCGTATTTGTCCGGCAAAAGCCGTCTGGACCAGATGGCCGAGTTGAATTTGAAAGAAATCCTGCTGGCGGGGTTGGACTGGAACGACCAGCAACGGCTGGACCAACTGGCCCCAACCCATTGGACCGTGTCCAGCGGTTCCAACATCCGCATTGATTACAGCACCCCGGAAGCCCCGGTCCTGCCCGTGAAACTGCAGGAAATGTTTGGCGCGACCGAGACACCCGCCATTGCCAATGGCAGAGTGGCACTGGTCCTGCACCTGTTGTCACCCGCCGGACGACCGTTGCAGGTGACCCAGGACCTGCCCGCCTTCTGGGCCGGGTCTTACACGCATGTGAAGGCGGAAATGAAGGGCCGTTACCCCAAACACCCCTGGCCGGACGACCCGATGGCGGCCGCCCCGACCAGGCATACAAAGAAACGGTCGGAGAAATAG
- a CDS encoding cysteine hydrolase family protein, translating into MDKTIDAVVLIDLQKGIVRGVGGDRQAEADANLEAVLGRLKKLLKAARKADLPIIHIQHSGPKGHRVEKGTEGWEFLDAVTPEDGEVVVYKEACDAFYQTSLQEELDLVGAKHIAIAGCMTNYCVDTSCRSAVAHGFNATLCADGHSTVDNGILTFEQIIAHHNKTLDGFDAGDCEVSVRPIAELL; encoded by the coding sequence ATGGACAAGACGATTGATGCGGTTGTTCTGATCGATCTTCAAAAGGGGATCGTTCGTGGTGTCGGCGGCGACCGGCAGGCCGAAGCGGACGCCAATCTGGAGGCGGTCCTGGGCCGTTTGAAAAAACTGTTGAAGGCCGCGCGCAAGGCGGACCTGCCAATCATTCACATCCAGCATAGCGGCCCAAAGGGGCATCGCGTCGAAAAAGGCACGGAAGGCTGGGAATTCCTGGATGCGGTTACGCCGGAGGACGGTGAGGTTGTTGTCTATAAAGAGGCCTGCGATGCCTTCTACCAGACCAGCCTGCAGGAAGAACTGGACCTGGTCGGGGCAAAACATATCGCCATCGCGGGCTGTATGACGAATTACTGCGTCGATACCTCCTGCCGCAGTGCGGTGGCCCATGGCTTCAATGCAACGCTTTGCGCCGATGGTCACTCAACCGTTGATAATGGCATCCTGACCTTCGAACAGATCATCGCCCATCACAACAAGACCCTGGATGGTTTCGATGCCGGGGATTGTGAAGTCTCGGTTCGCCCGATTGCGGAGCTGCTGTAG
- a CDS encoding heavy metal translocating P-type ATPase: MTSSLSPTTMGPGQDAPATVAVSVSGMSCAGCASRLERHLKSQAGVADAMVNFALERATVAVDDKGPDISAVIAAVGDAGFEATPFSRAERPEEKQALRAETRTLVILGMAVLLTLPLVGKMVASLAGASVTFSPWWELVLATPVQFVAGWRFYRGAWSALKHRSGTMDSLVALGTSAAYFYSLAVLVFGIGEGHLYFESAAVIVTLILAGRVLEARAKRKTGAAVRALMNLRPETAMVMRDGAYKKLPLAMVREDDTVLVRPGSRVPVDGEIIEGSSDVDESMLTGESMPVAHGVGDMIFTGTVNGLGALTLKVTAVAEDSRLGKIVQVVENAQAGKAPVQALVDRVSAVFVPSVLVIAIVTFVAWLALGYGAEAAMTAAVAVLVIACPCALGLATPTAIVAGMGAAARSGILFRNVEALETAFNLKTVVFDKTGTLTEGRPQVVDLQPVSGEASETLRLAAAVQAGSDHPLAQAFVTYASGKGISLPMAQGVEVKAGFGLSGEVDGHRVAVGNAAMMETNGISLDRAPRTDPGYTSAYVAVDGVLAAVVLLQDRPRAEAGTVVASLKARALKTVVLSGDAPAVVGKLADELDLDRSYGGVLPEEKAERVNALRAESGVIAMVGDGINDAPALASADVGIAMGSGTDVALETAGVTLMRSDLSLIPAVVELSRKTVWKIRQNLFWAFIFNVTGIPLAAFGLLNPMIAGGAMAFSSVLVLSNSLLLRGWKAEALK; encoded by the coding sequence ATGACAAGTTCCCTTTCGCCAACGACCATGGGTCCGGGGCAGGATGCCCCGGCGACTGTCGCGGTTTCCGTGTCCGGCATGTCCTGTGCAGGTTGTGCCAGTCGTCTTGAGCGGCATCTGAAATCCCAGGCCGGCGTGGCAGACGCGATGGTGAACTTTGCCCTGGAACGGGCAACCGTTGCTGTTGACGACAAGGGGCCGGATATCAGCGCGGTGATTGCAGCGGTCGGTGATGCCGGGTTTGAGGCCACACCCTTTTCGCGGGCAGAACGTCCGGAGGAAAAACAGGCACTGCGTGCTGAAACACGCACGCTTGTAATCCTGGGGATGGCCGTGTTGCTGACCCTGCCTCTTGTGGGCAAGATGGTGGCCTCTCTCGCCGGGGCTTCGGTTACCTTCAGCCCCTGGTGGGAACTTGTCCTGGCGACGCCGGTTCAGTTTGTCGCCGGGTGGCGGTTCTATCGCGGCGCCTGGTCTGCCCTGAAGCATCGCAGCGGTACGATGGACTCGTTGGTCGCCCTGGGAACGTCCGCGGCCTATTTCTACAGTCTGGCGGTCTTGGTCTTTGGTATCGGTGAGGGGCACCTTTACTTCGAATCCGCCGCCGTGATTGTGACCCTGATCCTGGCCGGGCGGGTGTTGGAGGCGCGTGCCAAACGCAAGACAGGCGCGGCAGTGCGCGCCCTGATGAACCTTCGCCCGGAAACCGCCATGGTCATGCGTGACGGGGCCTATAAGAAGCTGCCGCTGGCCATGGTCCGCGAGGACGATACGGTTCTGGTTCGTCCCGGTAGCCGGGTGCCCGTGGACGGAGAAATAATTGAAGGCAGCAGCGACGTAGACGAATCCATGCTGACCGGGGAAAGCATGCCGGTGGCGCATGGCGTTGGCGATATGATCTTTACCGGCACGGTGAACGGCCTGGGGGCATTGACCCTGAAAGTGACGGCAGTGGCGGAAGACAGCCGCCTGGGCAAGATCGTCCAGGTGGTTGAAAACGCCCAGGCAGGCAAGGCCCCGGTGCAGGCGCTGGTCGATCGGGTCAGCGCGGTCTTTGTGCCGTCGGTTCTTGTGATTGCTATCGTTACCTTCGTTGCCTGGCTTGCACTGGGATATGGTGCGGAGGCGGCCATGACGGCGGCTGTTGCCGTTCTGGTTATTGCATGCCCCTGTGCCCTGGGGCTGGCGACGCCGACGGCAATCGTGGCGGGCATGGGGGCTGCGGCCCGGTCCGGTATCCTGTTCAGGAATGTTGAGGCATTGGAAACGGCCTTCAACCTCAAAACTGTTGTCTTTGACAAGACGGGAACGCTGACGGAAGGCCGCCCTCAGGTGGTCGATCTGCAGCCGGTCTCCGGTGAGGCATCGGAGACGCTTCGCCTGGCAGCAGCCGTTCAGGCCGGTAGCGATCACCCCCTGGCGCAGGCTTTCGTGACCTATGCGTCCGGGAAGGGGATCAGCCTTCCAATGGCACAGGGGGTTGAGGTGAAGGCTGGGTTCGGTCTGTCCGGCGAGGTTGATGGTCATCGTGTGGCGGTCGGCAATGCTGCGATGATGGAAACGAACGGAATTTCGCTGGATCGCGCGCCGCGGACTGATCCGGGCTATACCAGTGCCTATGTTGCGGTCGATGGCGTTCTGGCGGCGGTGGTCCTGTTGCAGGACCGGCCGCGTGCAGAGGCCGGGACTGTTGTTGCATCCCTGAAGGCAAGGGCGTTGAAAACAGTTGTCCTGTCCGGTGATGCCCCTGCCGTGGTCGGTAAGCTGGCGGACGAACTTGACCTCGACAGAAGCTATGGCGGCGTTCTGCCGGAAGAAAAGGCGGAACGGGTGAATGCATTGCGTGCGGAAAGCGGCGTCATTGCGATGGTGGGGGATGGCATCAATGATGCCCCCGCACTTGCCAGCGCGGACGTTGGGATCGCCATGGGCAGTGGCACGGACGTGGCGCTTGAAACCGCTGGTGTGACCCTGATGCGGTCCGACCTCTCGCTGATCCCGGCGGTGGTGGAACTTTCCCGCAAGACGGTCTGGAAAATCCGGCAGAATCTTTTCTGGGCCTTTATTTTCAACGTCACCGGCATCCCCTTGGCGGCCTTCGGGTTGCTGAACCCGATGATTGCGGGCGGGGCCATGGCCTTCAGCAGTGTTCTCGTTTTGAGTAATTCCCTGCTGTTACGCGGTTGGAAAGCGGAGGCATTGAAATGA
- a CDS encoding Tex family protein has translation MSLMSISQTIATELQVREQQVQSAVDLLDGGATVPFIARYRKEVTGGLDDAQLRTLETRLGYLREMEDRRQTILKSIDEQGKLTDELRKDIMTADTKARLEDLYLPYKPKRRTKAQIAREAGLEPLADNLFNDPTLTPETEAEKYIDAEKGVEDIKAALDGARQILVERFAEDAELVGKLRDYVWDEAKLVSKVIDGKEKDGAKFADYFDYSEPLKSVPSHRALAIFRGRKEEVLQASLVVGDPEDKTAPHPCELKIAHHFGLKDQGRAADKWLSDTARWAWRVKLSLFIELELMRRLWEAAEEEAIRVFAENLRDLLLAAPAGQRPTLALDPGFRTGVKVAVVDATGKLVDTAVIYPHEPQRQWDQSIAVLAALCLRHKVELISIGNGTASRETDQLAAELIKKHPELKATKIMVSEAGASVYSASEYASREFPDVDVSLRGAASIGRRLQDPLAELVKIDPKSIGVGQYQHDVSEFKLSKALDAVVEDCVNAVGVDVNTASAPLLARVSGLGQSLAEGIVAYRDAHGAFATRKSLKDVPRLGPKVFEQAAGFLRVMNGDNPLDRSAVHPEAYPVVKKILASTKVDIKALLGDTQTLRGLKAADFTDENFGEPTVRDILAELDKPGRDPRPEFKTATFQDGVNEIKDLKPGMMLEGVVTNVANFGAFVDVGVHQDGLVHVSMLADRFVKDPREVVRPGDVVKVKVLEVDVPRKRISLTMRMGDQPGQAAKPKQDRRDNRPKQGGKPGRGPNKPSGKGAAPAADGAMAAAFAKALKK, from the coding sequence ATGTCTTTGATGTCCATTTCCCAAACCATTGCCACCGAATTGCAGGTCCGCGAGCAACAGGTGCAATCCGCCGTCGATCTGTTGGATGGCGGGGCGACAGTGCCCTTTATCGCCCGTTACCGTAAGGAGGTGACCGGCGGTCTGGACGATGCACAGCTTCGTACGCTGGAAACACGGCTGGGCTATCTCAGGGAAATGGAAGATCGCCGCCAGACGATCCTGAAAAGCATCGACGAGCAGGGCAAACTGACCGACGAATTGCGGAAGGATATCATGACCGCCGATACCAAGGCGCGTCTGGAAGACCTGTATCTGCCCTACAAGCCCAAACGCCGCACCAAGGCGCAGATCGCGCGCGAGGCGGGGCTGGAGCCGCTGGCCGACAATCTGTTCAACGACCCGACCCTGACACCGGAAACCGAAGCGGAGAAATATATCGACGCAGAGAAAGGTGTTGAGGACATCAAGGCAGCGCTGGACGGTGCGCGCCAGATTCTGGTGGAACGTTTTGCCGAGGATGCCGAACTGGTCGGCAAGCTGCGTGATTATGTCTGGGACGAGGCCAAACTGGTTTCCAAGGTCATCGACGGCAAGGAAAAGGACGGTGCCAAATTCGCCGATTATTTCGATTATTCCGAACCGCTGAAATCCGTTCCCTCGCATCGGGCGCTGGCGATTTTCCGGGGCCGTAAGGAAGAGGTACTGCAAGCCTCTCTCGTTGTCGGCGATCCGGAAGACAAGACCGCCCCGCATCCTTGCGAGTTGAAGATTGCCCATCATTTCGGGTTGAAGGACCAGGGACGGGCGGCGGATAAATGGCTGTCGGATACGGCGCGCTGGGCCTGGCGGGTGAAACTGTCTCTCTTCATTGAACTGGAACTGATGCGCCGTCTCTGGGAAGCCGCGGAAGAAGAGGCGATCCGCGTTTTTGCGGAAAACCTGCGTGACTTGCTGCTGGCAGCGCCTGCCGGACAGCGTCCGACGCTGGCGCTCGACCCCGGTTTCCGAACGGGGGTTAAGGTGGCCGTGGTCGATGCCACCGGCAAATTGGTTGATACCGCTGTGATTTATCCCCATGAGCCGCAGCGCCAATGGGATCAGTCCATTGCTGTGCTGGCCGCCCTTTGTCTGCGGCATAAGGTGGAGTTGATTTCCATCGGCAACGGCACCGCGTCGCGCGAGACGGACCAACTGGCGGCGGAACTGATCAAGAAACATCCCGAACTGAAAGCAACCAAGATTATGGTGTCCGAGGCCGGGGCCTCGGTTTATTCCGCTTCCGAATATGCCTCTCGCGAATTCCCTGATGTGGATGTATCCCTGCGCGGCGCGGCCTCCATCGGGCGGCGCCTGCAGGACCCGCTGGCGGAATTGGTGAAGATCGACCCGAAATCCATTGGTGTCGGCCAGTATCAGCATGATGTCAGCGAGTTCAAATTGTCCAAGGCGTTGGATGCGGTGGTGGAAGACTGTGTGAACGCCGTGGGTGTGGACGTGAATACGGCCTCCGCCCCTCTGTTGGCGCGGGTTTCCGGTCTGGGGCAGAGCCTGGCGGAAGGCATTGTCGCCTATCGCGATGCCCATGGCGCTTTTGCCACCCGGAAATCGCTCAAGGACGTACCACGCCTTGGTCCGAAGGTCTTTGAACAGGCCGCGGGCTTCCTGCGCGTCATGAATGGCGATAACCCGCTGGACCGTTCGGCTGTGCATCCGGAGGCCTATCCGGTCGTGAAAAAGATTCTGGCCAGCACCAAAGTGGATATCAAGGCGCTGCTGGGCGATACGCAGACCCTGCGCGGCCTGAAGGCCGCCGACTTTACAGACGAGAATTTCGGTGAACCCACTGTTCGTGACATTCTGGCGGAACTGGACAAGCCGGGCCGCGACCCGCGTCCGGAATTCAAGACCGCAACCTTCCAGGATGGCGTCAATGAGATCAAGGATCTGAAACCCGGCATGATGCTGGAAGGTGTCGTGACCAACGTGGCTAATTTCGGTGCATTTGTCGATGTCGGCGTCCATCAGGACGGGCTGGTTCATGTGTCCATGCTGGCCGACCGATTCGTCAAGGACCCGCGCGAGGTGGTGCGGCCGGGCGACGTGGTGAAGGTGAAAGTCCTGGAAGTGGATGTGCCGCGCAAGCGCATCTCGCTGACCATGCGTATGGGGGACCAGCCGGGCCAGGCGGCGAAGCCGAAGCAAGACCGCCGGGACAACCGGCCCAAACAGGGCGGCAAGCCCGGTCGCGGACCGAATAAACCATCAGGCAAAGGAGCCGCCCCTGCTGCCGATGGCGCAATGGCGGCGGCCTTCGCCAAGGCCCTCAAGAAGTAA
- a CDS encoding PP2C family protein-serine/threonine phosphatase, whose protein sequence is MKRIDGSLGDVASFPFSEIADAPILVADDSQILRELIKSFLSREGFNNIHVAEDGAKAIAMLEEIQPDIVILDILMPEMDGFEVCRTIRQNPKFAHIPILVETALEDSAERLEVFEVGATDLVLKPLNGQELAARVKVHLQNVHMARSQRRYHERMVRELDAARKVQESLLPSERAMQEAADQCDIRVAAYYESSSELGGDFWGLKPLGGGRLGLYTADFSGHGVAPALNTIRLHTLLMGTGIDWYNPELWMMATNTHLYRMTQTDQFATAFYGLLEPTKEQLVYVSAGCPRVIIGKVGGEATFHETSGLPAGIRSQAEHARRVAPFSSGSFIFLYSDALLETPGPDGAMMSEDELLSVVSEAASHNDPQRVIDTVRRAMPKVPGRGLLDDLTLVMLIKD, encoded by the coding sequence TTGAAGCGGATTGATGGAAGTTTGGGCGATGTAGCGTCGTTTCCGTTCTCCGAGATTGCGGATGCGCCAATTTTAGTCGCCGATGATTCCCAGATTTTGCGGGAGTTGATAAAATCTTTCCTCTCACGGGAAGGGTTTAACAATATCCATGTGGCCGAAGACGGGGCAAAGGCGATTGCGATGCTGGAAGAAATCCAGCCGGATATCGTGATCCTGGATATCCTGATGCCGGAAATGGATGGTTTCGAAGTCTGCCGCACCATCCGCCAAAACCCCAAATTTGCACATATTCCGATCCTGGTTGAAACCGCCCTTGAAGACAGTGCGGAGCGGCTGGAGGTTTTTGAGGTCGGTGCAACGGACCTTGTCCTTAAACCCCTTAACGGTCAGGAATTGGCCGCCCGGGTGAAGGTGCATCTGCAAAATGTGCACATGGCGCGCAGTCAGCGCCGATATCATGAACGGATGGTGCGTGAACTGGATGCGGCGCGTAAGGTTCAGGAAAGCCTGCTGCCGTCGGAACGTGCCATGCAGGAGGCGGCGGATCAATGCGACATCCGTGTCGCTGCCTATTACGAGTCTTCTTCTGAACTGGGGGGCGATTTCTGGGGCCTGAAACCCCTGGGCGGTGGCCGGCTTGGCCTTTATACGGCGGATTTCTCCGGCCACGGGGTCGCACCGGCCCTGAACACCATTCGCCTCCATACCCTGCTGATGGGCACGGGGATTGACTGGTACAATCCGGAACTGTGGATGATGGCAACCAATACCCATCTCTATCGGATGACCCAGACGGACCAGTTTGCCACGGCCTTTTATGGATTGCTTGAGCCGACAAAGGAGCAACTGGTCTATGTATCTGCCGGTTGCCCGAGGGTGATTATCGGCAAGGTCGGTGGCGAGGCGACCTTTCATGAGACGTCCGGCCTGCCCGCCGGTATCCGCAGTCAGGCCGAACATGCCCGGCGCGTCGCACCGTTTTCAAGTGGTTCCTTTATTTTCCTTTACAGCGATGCCCTGCTGGAAACACCGGGGCCGGATGGCGCGATGATGTCGGAAGACGAGTTGCTGTCTGTTGTGTCCGAAGCGGCCTCCCACAACGATCCACAACGGGTGATCGATACGGTGCGCAGGGCCATGCCGAAGGTTCCTGGGCGTGGGCTTCTGGATGATTTGACCCTTGTCATGTTGATTAAGGACTGA